The Streptomyces sp. V4I8 genome includes the window CGGCTGGGTCCAGTTCTGCACACGGCCCGTGGCGCGGTCGACGGCGACCATGCGGGCGGCGCCGTCCAGCGTCGCGTTGAAGATCAGGCCCTTGGCGTCGGCGCCGCGCGGCTGCCCCAGCGTCATGCCCGCCGGCGCCCCGCCGACCTGCGTGTCGACGACGGTCCCGTCCTCGCGTACGTCCAGGAGGTGGACGACCCGCGTGGTCGTGCCGTCGGCGTTCGTGACGTTGGCGCCGGTGACGACCGTGGTGCCGTAGATCGTGAGCACGGTGTGGCCCGTGGGCAGTTGGAAGGTGCGGGTGGTGCCGTCCGCCGCGTTCCAGAAGTCGATCCGGCCGCCCGAAGCACGGTAGGCGAGCACATCGGTGCCGGTGCCCGACATGCTCGCCGAGCCGGTCGGTATCGGCGCCTCGAAGGCCCTGCCGTCGGCGTACCGCGTCCACAGCAGTCGGGAGCTGCCCTCCAGCCGGTGGAAGACGCCCTCGGCGCCGGCCCCGTTCGCACCGGTCATGGTGTCGGAGAAGTGGAGCGCCGCCGCCAGATTGGTGGTCCGCAAGGTCGACGGTACGACCGTCCCCTGCGGCACCTCCGCCGCCGACGCGCCCGGCAGCAGCGGGCTCAGCCCACCCGCGAGCGCGGCGGAGACGGCCACGGCGACGGCCGCGCGTCTCGCTCTCGAACGACGTACGAAGACATGGCGGGCCAAGGCGATCCTCCCCTGAACACGGGAGAGGGAACGGCGCACTGTTCTCAGATGCCCCCGGCCCCCCGGCCGTCACATCCCTCTCATAAGTCGGCTGATCTTACAGCTCTTTCACAGATGCGAGGAGAGCGGTTTCCGACCGAGCCCGCGCACGAGAAAGCGCCGGGCCCCCACCCGGTTGGGTGGGGGCCCGGCGCTCAGTGCCTTACCGGCGGACGTCAGCCGTTGCGCTTCCAGCGCGGCTTGTCGTCGCGGCGCCCGAAGGAGCCGGAGGTGCCGGAGGTGCCGCCACGGTGGTCGTCACGACGGCCGTAGGGACGCTCGTGGCCGCCGGAGCGGAAGCCCGGACGGTCGTCGCGGCGGTCGCGGTTGAAGGGACGGTCGCTGCCACGGTGCCCGCCGCGCTCGTCACGACGCTCGAAGGGACGCCCGGCCGGACGGTCGTCACGGCGGAAGCCACCCCGGTCGTCGCGGCGCTCGAAGGAACGGCCACCGCGGTCGTTGTCCCGGCGCTCGAAGGAACGCCCACCACGGTCGTCGCGGCGGTCGTCGCGACGGAAGCCGCCACGGTCGTTGTCCCGACGCTCGAACCCACGGTCGCCACGGTCACGGTTGAACCCACCGCGATCGTTGTCCCGGCGCTCGAAGGAACGCCCACCACGGTCATCGCGGCGGTCATCGCGGCGGTCGTCGCGGCGGTCGTCGCGACGGAAGCCGCCACGGTCGTTGTCCCGACGCTCGAACCCACGGTCGCCACGGTCACGGTTGAACCCACCGCGGTCGTTGTCCCGGCGCTCGAAGGAACGCCCACCACGGTCATCGCGGCGGTCGTCCCGGCGGAAGCCGCCACGGTCGTTGTCCCGACGCTCACGACGCTCGTACGCCGGAGCCTCCGCCTTGTCGACGTCCTGCGCCACCGGCTGCTCGGGCACGGCCACCTCGACGGCCTCGACCGCCGCCGCCTGCGCCTCGGCCACCGCGGCCTCCGGGTCCTCACCGCGCTCGCGCGCCGCGCGGGCGACGAGCCGGTCGGACTCCTCACGCAGCTCGACCGCACGCCGCTGCGCCCGCTCCAGCTGCTTGGTGAGCTGAGCCACCTCACGCTCGGCCTGCTGCGCGGCGTTGCCCGCGGACTCCGCCTGCACCTCGGTCATCGAACGGGCGCCGGTGATCTCGGCGACCTCCGGGTCGAACGCGGCACCGCCCTGGATGATGTGGCGCGAGGCGTCGACGCCCGCGTCCTCCATCAGCCGGAAGATCTGGCGGCGCTGGTGCGGGAGCGACAGGGAGACGACCGTGCCCGTGCGGCCGGCCCGCGCCGTACGGCCCGCACGGTGCAGGTAGTCCTTGTGGTCACCGGCCGGGTCCACGTTCAGGACGAGGTCGATGCCGTCGACGTGGATACCGCGGGCGGCGACGTCGGTGGCGACGAGCGCGTTGACGTAACCGTCCTTGAAGTCGGCCAGCGTCCGGGTGCGGGCACCCTGCGTCATGCCGCCGTGCAGCGCGTCGGCCTTCACACCGGCGTCGCGCAGCTGCTCGGCGATACGGTCGGCGCCCAGCTGGGTGCGGACGAAGATGATCGTCCGCCCCTTGCGGGACGCGATCGCCGCCGTCACCGGCGCCTTGTCCTTCGGCTTCACGATCAGGATGTGGTGCGACATGGTCGTCACCGCGCCCTGCGCCGCGTCCACCTCGTGGCTGACCGGCTCGTTCAGGTAGCGCGTGACCAGCGTCTTGATCTCGTTCTCCATCGTGGCGGAGAACAGCATCCGCTGGCCGCCGGCCGGGACCTGGTCGAGCAGCTCGGTGACCTCGGGCAGGAAGCCCAGGTCGGACATCTGGTCGGCCTCGTCGAGGACGGCGACCTCGACGTTGCCCAGGTCGCAGGCGCCGCGGTTGATGAGGTCGCGCAGTCGGCCCGGGGTGGCGACGAGGATGTCGACGCCGCGCTCCAGGGCGTAGATCTGGTTGCCCATCGACGTACCGCCGCAGACGACCTTCATCTTCAGGCCGACCTGGTCGCCGTAGGGCTGCAGCGCGTCCGCGACCTGCATCGCGAGCTCACGGGTCGGGGTGAGGATGATGGCGCGCGGCTTGTGCTTCTCGGTACGGCCGCCGGACAGACGGGCCAGCGTCGGCAGACCGAACGACAGGGTCTTGCCGGAGCCGGTGCGGCCACGGCCCAGGATGTCCTTGCCGGCCAGGGCGTCCGGGATGGTCGCGGCCTGGATCGGGAAGGGGACCGTCACGCCGTTCTGCGCGAGCTTGCGGACGACGCCCTCGGGGAGACCGAGGTCCGCGAAGGTCAACTCGGGTGCGTCCTCGACGGACGCGTTCTCCGCGTCCTCGGGCACGACGACGTGATCAGTACTGGAAATGGACATGCGTATGCGAAACCTTCCGGAGTCTCGTCGGCACGCGCCCGTCAACTCCGTGATTCGCAATACGACCGCCTCAATGCGGTCAGCCACGGCAAGGGAGAGTACGCGCCACACGGCGCGCTCTGCAGTGGCGCCGGGCAAATGGGATCAAACGATCTACCACCATACGCACCCCAAGCCCCCCAAGGCAAACCGACCGTCACCCGTGTAGGCAACGTCACTCGCCACCACCCCCTCGCCCCCGCCCGGCCTCACCTCACGCCGGTGACCCCGCAGCCGGCGCCGGCTCCCGCTGGGCCAGCTGCGGCCCCGTCTCCTCGTGCGCCGACGACGACGGCTCGGCCACCGTGGGCGTCGGCGCGGCGGACGTCGGCTGCTCGGTCGGCGTCGGCTCCGGATCCGGCGTCCGCGTGGGCGTCGGCTCGACAGTCCGCGTAGGCCCCGGCTTCTCAGTCGCCCCCGGCTTCACCGGCCCACCCCCCGCCGGCACGGAGGCGCTCACCGCGGCGGACGGCGAGGCGGAGGGAGACGCCGGCTCCGCGCCCTTGCCCTTGCCCTTCTTCCTGCCCTTCTTCACCTTCTCCCGCTTGGCGTCATCCGCGTGCGCCCCGTACCCGGACCCGCCACCGGAGACCGCCGACCCGCCGTCGGGTTCCTCACCGCCCCGCTGCCCCGCCGAGTGCGACGGCTTCGCGCTTCCGCCACCCCCGTCGTCACCCACACTCATACAGCCGGCGGCAGCGGCGACGGCCATCACCGTGGCGGCCAGACGGACAGGTACGTACAAGGGGCGCACGGGAGCCACCTCCAGGGGCGGACGAAGAAGTCAACCTGCCCAACTCCCGCCGCCCACAAGAGGACACGCGCCCCGCACAAGCCGCACACCACGCGGCACAGAGGCACGCTCACCCGTACCCGAGGGCATGCAACCGCGCATCGTCGATCCCGAAGTGATGCGCGATCTCATGCACCACCGTCACCTCGGTCTCCTCGACGACCTCCTCCCGCGACTCGCACATCCGCAGCGTCGGCCCCCGGTAGATCGTGATCCGATCCGGCAGCACCCCGGCGTACCACTCCCCGCGCTCGGTCAGCGGCGTCCCCTCGTACAACCCCAGCAGCTGGGGATCCTCCGCCGGTGGTTCGTCCTCGACGAACACCGCGACGTTGTCCATCAGCCGCGTCAACTCCGGCGGAATCCGGTCCAGCGCCTCGGCGACCAGTTCCTCGAACTCCTCGCGCGTCATCTCCAGCACAGGCCCATTGTCGGGCACCACACCGCCATAAGGAGCCGCCAACGGCCCCGCATATCCACTTCCGCCCCTGGGCATACGGGACCAATGGCCCGCGTCCCCGCCGCCGTCACCAAGGCCCTCGGTCACCTCCCCAGGGCCTCCCGCGCCCTCGCCCACCGCTACGCCACCCGCCGCCCGAGCCCCGCACCCGAACTCGTCACCCAGCCCCACCCCTGGACACGCGCCCTCGGCCTGGTCACCGTCGTCCTCATCGGCACCTGGCTCGGCCTGCTGATCGTCGGCAACGTACGCGTCCCGGTCGGCCCCATGAACACGACGATGACCCTGCGCCCCTCCGTCACCGGCGGCACGAAGATCAACGTCTCCCCCCTCGGCGCCCTCCAACTGGACAGCCACACCGCCCCCGTCCGCCTCGACGTCAACGTCGACCAGCTCGACCCCGTCCGCGCCCAGGCCCTCGTCGACCACCCCGAACGCCTCTCCGGCCTCCAGGACGAGGTCGCCCAGGACGTCACCCACGGCACCCGCGACCTCGCCGTACGCAGCTGCGTCGCCGTCGTCACCGGCGCCACGGCACTCGGCCTGGCGGTCTACCGCCGCCCCCGCCGAGCCCTCGCGGCCGGCGGCCTCGCCCTCACCCTCCTGGCGGCCTCGGGCGGCACGGCATACGCCACCTGGAACCCCGAATCCGTCCTGGAACCGAAGTTCTCGGGCCTGCTCTCCTCCGCCCCGTCCCTGGTCGGCAACGCGCGCAGCATCGTCACCGAATTCGACGTCTACCAAAAGGAGTTGGCCCGCCTGGTCACCAACGTGACCAAGCTCTACGACGCCACCTCCACGCTCCCCGCCTACGCGCCGGACCCCACCACCATCCGCGTCCTGCACGTCTCCGACATCCACCTCAACCCGGCGAGCTGGAAGATCATCGGCTCGCTCGTGGACCAGTACAAGGTCGACGTGATCGTCGACTCCGGCGACACCATGGACCACGGCACCGCCGCCGAGAACGGCTTCCTGGACCCCATCGAGGACCTCGGCGCCCCCTACGTCTGGGTCCGCGGCAACCACGACTCCCAGGTGACCCAGCGCTACCTGGAGAAGCTGAAGAACGTCCACGTCCTGGACGACGGCAAGGCACAGACCATCGCCGGCCTGCGCTTCGCCGGCATCGGCGACCCCCAGTTCACCCCCGACCGCTCCCAGATCCCCGGCGGCGACGCCGCGAACGAACTGGCGGGCGCCCGCCTCGCCACGGCCCTCCGCGACCAGAAGACCCCCGGCGCCCCCGTGGACGTGGCCATCGCCCACGAACCGGTGGCGGCCCGCCAGACCGACGGCGAGGTCCCGCTGGCCCTGGCCGGCCACATCCACCACCAGGAGATGGAACTCCTGCCCTACGGCACCCGCCTCCGCGTGGAGGGCTCGACCGGCGGCAGCGGCCTGCGCGCGATCGAGGGCAAACACCCCGACCCCATCCAGACCTCGATCCTCTACTTCGACCGCGACACCCGACGCCTCCAGGCCTGGGACGAGATCGAACTCGGCGGCCTGGGCCTGACGACGGCGGAGGTGAGGCGCCACCTGGTCGAAGAGAACCAGCCGGGCGGCCCCGCCCCCGACCCCACCGCCACGTCCCCCACCCCCACCCCGTAAACCGTTTTGGCGATACCTCCCGCCATCCCATATGCTTCTCACGTCCCCGACGCGCTGAGAAGCGCCCAGGCGGGCCGATAGCCCTCATCGTCTAGCGGCCTAGGACGCCGCCCTTTCAAGGCGGTAGCACGGGTTCGAATCCCGTTGGGGGCACGTAACACCGTGTGCGACACTGTCGTACACAACGCTTGGTCCTGTGGAGCAGTTTGGAGTGCTCGCCACCCTGTCAAGGTGGAGGCCGCGGGTTCAAATCCCGTCAGGACCGCTGAGGCTTCTCGAAGCCTCGCGGCTGGGTAGCTCAGTTGGTACGAGCGATCGCCTGAAAAGCGATAGGTCGCCGGTTCGACCCCGGCCCCAGCCACAGCAAAGGCCCCGATCTTCGGATCGGGGCCTTGTTGTATGCCGGCCTCGGCGAGCATCGTGCCGCATACGAGCGACCGCGTCCGCTACCGGGACGCCCTCCCGCCCTGCGACTGGGTGACGGCCCTCAGACGCCGGCCCCACCAGCCGCGTCGGCCACCGCAGGCCCCTCGCCCCACCGCCGGAGGCAAAAGCGTTCGCCATCGATTTCGGCGGGATGAGATCCTGGATCGCGTATGTCTACGCACCCTGCCTCCGCCCTCGGCGCCCTCGCCCCCCGTCTGACCGAGTTGTCCCTGCGTGATGCGCAGCGGCTCGGGCGGCGGCTCGAAGGTGCGCGCAAGATCCGTAAGCCGGAGGCGCGGGCCGCCGTGCTGGCCGAGATCGAGGCGGAGATCGCCAAGGGCGAGGAGCGTATCGCCACGCGGCGCACCCTTGTGCCCGCCGTCACGTATCCCGAGCAGCTGCCGGTCAGCCAGAAGAAGAGCGACATCGCGGACGCGATCCGTGATCACCAGGTCGTGATCGTCGCCGGTGAGACCGGGTCCGGGAAGACCACGCAGATCCCGAAGATCTGTCTTGAGCTCGGGCGTGGTGTGCGCGGCATGATCGGGCACACGCAGCCCCGCCGTATCGCGGCGCGCACGGTCGCGGAGCGGGTGGCGGAGGAGCTCGACACGCCGCTCGGGGAGTCCGTCGGCTGGAAGGTGCGGTTCACCGATCAGGTGAATCCCGACGCCACCTTCATCAAGCTGATGACCGACGGCATCCTGCTCGCCGAGATCCAGACCGACCGCGAGCTGCGCGCCTACGACACGATCATCATCGACGAGGCCCACGAGCGGTCCCTCAACATCGACTTCCTGTTGGGCTATCTGGCGCAGCTGCTGCCGAAGCGGCCCGACCTCAAGGTCGTCATCACCTCGGCGACGATCGACCCCGAGCGCTTCTCCCGGCATTTCGGGGACGCCCCGATCATCGAGGTCAGCGGGCGGACCTACCCGGTGGAGGTGCGCTACCGACCCCTCCTCGAAGAGGACTCCGAGGACGCGGACCGCGACCAGATCACCGCGATCTGCGATGCGGTCGAGGAGCTCCAGGGTGAAGGGAAGGGCGACATCCTCGTCTTTCTCTCCGGCGAGCGGGAGATCCGGGACACGGCCGACGCGCTCACCAAGAAGCAGTACCGCTTCACCGAGATCCTGCCGCTCTACGCCCGCCTCTCCCACGCCGAGCAGCACCGCGTCTTCCAGCCCCACACCGGCCGCAGGATCGTTCTGGCGACCAACGTCGCGGAGACGTCGCTGACGGTCCCCGGCATCAAGTACGTCATCGACCCCGGTTTCGCCCGGATCAGCCGGTACAGCCATCGCACGAAGGTGCAGCGGCTGCCCATCGAGCCGGTCTCCCAGGCCAGCGCCAACCAGCGCAAGGGCCGCTGCGGGCGGACCAGCGACGGTATCTGCATCCGGCTGTACAGCGAGGACGACTTCGTCGCCCGGCCGGAGTTCACCGACGCGGAGATCCTCCGTACGAACCTCGCGTCCGTCATCCTGCAGATGACCGCGGCCGGCCTCGGCGACATCGAAAAGTTCCCGTTCATCGACCCGCCGGACCACCGCAACATCCGCGACGGCGTCCAGCTGCTCCAGGAGCTCAACGCTCTCGATCCGGCGCAGAAGGACCCGCGCAAGCGGCTCACCGAGACGGGTCGCAAGCTCGCCCAGCTGCCCGTCGACCCGCGCCTGGCGCGGATGGTCCTGGAGGCCGACAAGAACGGCTGTGTCCGCGAGGTCATGGTCATAGCGGCCGCGCTCTCCATCCAGGATCCGCGCGAGCGCCCGGCCGACAAGCAGGCCCAGGCCGACCAGCAGCACGCCCGCTTCAAGGACGAGACGAGCGATTTCCTCGCGTATCTGAACCTGTGGCGTTACGTCCGTGAGCAGCAGCGCGAGCGCGGCTCGTCGTCGTTCCGCCGGATGTGCAAGCAGGAGTATCTGAACTTCCTGCGCATCCGCGAATGGCAGGACATCTACACGCAGCTGCGTACGGTCGCCAAGCAGATGGGCATCCATGTCAACGAGGAGGACGCTCCCGGCGACCGCATCCACCTCTCCCTCCTCGCCGGCCTCCTCTCTCACATCGGCATGAAGGATGTGAAGGACGGCGCGAAGAACGAGTACCTGGGCGCCCGCAGCGCCAAGTTCGCGGTCTTTCCCGGCTCTGCCCTCTTCAAGAAGCCCCCGCGCTTCGTGATGTCCGCCGAACTCGTCGAGACCTCCCGCCTGTGGGCCCGGGTCAACGCGAAGATCGAGCCGGAGTGGGTCGAGCCGCTCGCCGAGCACCTGCTGAAGCGGACGTACAGCGAACCGCACTGGGAGAAGGACCAGGCGGCGGTGATGGCGTACGAGAAGGTCACGCTGTACGGCGTCCCGATCATCGCCCAGCGCAAGGTGAGCTACGGCCGGATCGACCCGGAGGTCAGCCGCGAGCTGTTCATCCGCAACGCCCTGGTGGAGGGCGACTGGCGCACGCACCACAAGTTCTTCGCCGACAACCGCAGACTCCTCAGCGAGGTCGAGGAGTTGGAGCACCGGGCCCGGCGCCGGGACATCGTGGTCGATGACGAGACGCTGTTCGACTTCTACGACGAGAAGGTCCCGGAGCACGTCGTCTCCGGGGCTCACTTCGACTCCTGGTGGAAGCGCAAGCGGCACGAGCAGCCGGACTTCCTGGACTTCGAGCGCGAGATGCTCATCCGGGAGTCGGCCGAGGCGGTCACCAAGGCGGACTATCCGGACACGTGGCGGCAGGGCGCGCTGAAGTTCCGGGTGACGTACCAGTTCGAGCCGGGTGCGGACGCGGACGGTGTGACGGTCCATGTCCCGCTCCAGGTGCTCAACCAGGTCACGGACGAGGGCTTCGACTGGCAGATCCCGGGCCTGCGCGAGGAGCTGGTGACGGAGCTGATCCGTTCCCTCCCCAAGCCGATCCGCCGCCACTACGTGCCGGCGCCGAACTTCGCGAAGCGGTTCCTGGACGCGGCGGTGCCGTTGCAGGAACCGCTCACGGTCACCATGGCCCGCGAACTGAAGCGTATGGTCGGGGTCCCCTTCACCGCCGACGACTTCGACTGGTCGAAGGTCCCGGACCATCTGCGCATCACCTTCCGGATCGTCGACGAACGGCGCCGCAAGCTGGCGGAGGACAAGGATCTGGAGACGCTGAAGCTGCGGCTGAAGCCGAAGGCGCAGAAGGCTCTGTCACAGGCCGCCGCGGCCACCGCGTCCCGCCAGGGCGGCGAGTCCCTGGAGCGCGCGGGCCTGACCGACTGGACGGTCGGCGCGCTGACCCGGGTCTTCGAGACCCGCCGCGCCGGCCAGCCGGTGAAGGCGTACCCGGCGCTGGTGGACGACGGCGACACGGTCTCCGTACGTCTCTTCGACACGGAGGCGGAGCAGCAGCAGGCGATGTGGAAGGGCACGCGCCGTCTGATCCTCCGTAACATCCCGGTCAGCCCTGCGAAGTTCGCGTCCGAGAAGCTGACCAACCCGCAGAAGCTGGCGCTGTCGGCGAACCCGCACGGTTCGATCCAGGCCCTGTTCGACGACTGCGCGATGGCGGCGGCGGACAAGCTGATCGGTGACTTCGGCGGCCCGGCGTGGGACGAGGAGTCGTACCGGAAGCTGTACGACAAGGTGCGCGCCGAGATCGTCGACACGACGGTCCGTAC containing:
- a CDS encoding DEAD/DEAH box helicase → MSISSTDHVVVPEDAENASVEDAPELTFADLGLPEGVVRKLAQNGVTVPFPIQAATIPDALAGKDILGRGRTGSGKTLSFGLPTLARLSGGRTEKHKPRAIILTPTRELAMQVADALQPYGDQVGLKMKVVCGGTSMGNQIYALERGVDILVATPGRLRDLINRGACDLGNVEVAVLDEADQMSDLGFLPEVTELLDQVPAGGQRMLFSATMENEIKTLVTRYLNEPVSHEVDAAQGAVTTMSHHILIVKPKDKAPVTAAIASRKGRTIIFVRTQLGADRIAEQLRDAGVKADALHGGMTQGARTRTLADFKDGYVNALVATDVAARGIHVDGIDLVLNVDPAGDHKDYLHRAGRTARAGRTGTVVSLSLPHQRRQIFRLMEDAGVDASRHIIQGGAAFDPEVAEITGARSMTEVQAESAGNAAQQAEREVAQLTKQLERAQRRAVELREESDRLVARAARERGEDPEAAVAEAQAAAVEAVEVAVPEQPVAQDVDKAEAPAYERRERRDNDRGGFRRDDRRDDRGGRSFERRDNDRGGFNRDRGDRGFERRDNDRGGFRRDDRRDDRRDDRRDDRGGRSFERRDNDRGGFNRDRGDRGFERRDNDRGGFRRDDRRDDRGGRSFERRDNDRGGRSFERRDDRGGFRRDDRPAGRPFERRDERGGHRGSDRPFNRDRRDDRPGFRSGGHERPYGRRDDHRGGTSGTSGSFGRRDDKPRWKRNG
- a CDS encoding metallopeptidase family protein, whose product is MLEMTREEFEELVAEALDRIPPELTRLMDNVAVFVEDEPPAEDPQLLGLYEGTPLTERGEWYAGVLPDRITIYRGPTLRMCESREEVVEETEVTVVHEIAHHFGIDDARLHALGYG
- a CDS encoding metallophosphoesterase yields the protein MARVPAAVTKALGHLPRASRALAHRYATRRPSPAPELVTQPHPWTRALGLVTVVLIGTWLGLLIVGNVRVPVGPMNTTMTLRPSVTGGTKINVSPLGALQLDSHTAPVRLDVNVDQLDPVRAQALVDHPERLSGLQDEVAQDVTHGTRDLAVRSCVAVVTGATALGLAVYRRPRRALAAGGLALTLLAASGGTAYATWNPESVLEPKFSGLLSSAPSLVGNARSIVTEFDVYQKELARLVTNVTKLYDATSTLPAYAPDPTTIRVLHVSDIHLNPASWKIIGSLVDQYKVDVIVDSGDTMDHGTAAENGFLDPIEDLGAPYVWVRGNHDSQVTQRYLEKLKNVHVLDDGKAQTIAGLRFAGIGDPQFTPDRSQIPGGDAANELAGARLATALRDQKTPGAPVDVAIAHEPVAARQTDGEVPLALAGHIHHQEMELLPYGTRLRVEGSTGGSGLRAIEGKHPDPIQTSILYFDRDTRRLQAWDEIELGGLGLTTAEVRRHLVEENQPGGPAPDPTATSPTPTP
- the hrpA gene encoding ATP-dependent RNA helicase HrpA, which encodes MSTHPASALGALAPRLTELSLRDAQRLGRRLEGARKIRKPEARAAVLAEIEAEIAKGEERIATRRTLVPAVTYPEQLPVSQKKSDIADAIRDHQVVIVAGETGSGKTTQIPKICLELGRGVRGMIGHTQPRRIAARTVAERVAEELDTPLGESVGWKVRFTDQVNPDATFIKLMTDGILLAEIQTDRELRAYDTIIIDEAHERSLNIDFLLGYLAQLLPKRPDLKVVITSATIDPERFSRHFGDAPIIEVSGRTYPVEVRYRPLLEEDSEDADRDQITAICDAVEELQGEGKGDILVFLSGEREIRDTADALTKKQYRFTEILPLYARLSHAEQHRVFQPHTGRRIVLATNVAETSLTVPGIKYVIDPGFARISRYSHRTKVQRLPIEPVSQASANQRKGRCGRTSDGICIRLYSEDDFVARPEFTDAEILRTNLASVILQMTAAGLGDIEKFPFIDPPDHRNIRDGVQLLQELNALDPAQKDPRKRLTETGRKLAQLPVDPRLARMVLEADKNGCVREVMVIAAALSIQDPRERPADKQAQADQQHARFKDETSDFLAYLNLWRYVREQQRERGSSSFRRMCKQEYLNFLRIREWQDIYTQLRTVAKQMGIHVNEEDAPGDRIHLSLLAGLLSHIGMKDVKDGAKNEYLGARSAKFAVFPGSALFKKPPRFVMSAELVETSRLWARVNAKIEPEWVEPLAEHLLKRTYSEPHWEKDQAAVMAYEKVTLYGVPIIAQRKVSYGRIDPEVSRELFIRNALVEGDWRTHHKFFADNRRLLSEVEELEHRARRRDIVVDDETLFDFYDEKVPEHVVSGAHFDSWWKRKRHEQPDFLDFEREMLIRESAEAVTKADYPDTWRQGALKFRVTYQFEPGADADGVTVHVPLQVLNQVTDEGFDWQIPGLREELVTELIRSLPKPIRRHYVPAPNFAKRFLDAAVPLQEPLTVTMARELKRMVGVPFTADDFDWSKVPDHLRITFRIVDERRRKLAEDKDLETLKLRLKPKAQKALSQAAAATASRQGGESLERAGLTDWTVGALTRVFETRRAGQPVKAYPALVDDGDTVSVRLFDTEAEQQQAMWKGTRRLILRNIPVSPAKFASEKLTNPQKLALSANPHGSIQALFDDCAMAAADKLIGDFGGPAWDEESYRKLYDKVRAEIVDTTVRTVGQVQQVLAAWQAAERRLKAVRSPALLANLTDVRKQLDALVRPGFVTTAGLRRLPDLMRYLIAVDRRLQQMPTNVQRDTTRMEKVHEMQDEYAWLLEQMPQGRPVPQQVLDVRWMLEELRVSYFAHALGTAYPISDKRIVKTIDTLAP